One genomic segment of Hordeum vulgare subsp. vulgare chromosome 2H, MorexV3_pseudomolecules_assembly, whole genome shotgun sequence includes these proteins:
- the LOC123427187 gene encoding receptor kinase-like protein Xa21 translates to MMKLLVLIVWALLLLSHGSGSLICAVLHGNDTDMLSLLDFKRAISDDPKGFLSSWNTSIHFCNWQGVKCSLAEHERVAELDLSEQSFVGEISPSLGNMSYLTYLNLSRSKFSGQIPHLGRLRELEFLDLSYNSLQGIIPVTLTNCSNLRVLDLSRNLLTGEIPAEISLLSNLTCLWLPYNDLTGVIPPGLGNVTSLEHIILMYNRLEGGIPYEFGKLSKMSNLLLGENKLSGRVPEAIFNLSLLNQMALELNMLVGTLPSNMGDALPNLRLLTLGGNMLEGLIPDSLGNASELQLINLAYNYGFRGRVPPSLGKLLKLSKLGLDTNSLEANDSWGWEFLDALSNCTSLQMLSLYANRLQGILPNSVGNLSSNVDNLVFGRNMLYGSVPSSIGNLHRLTKLGLEENNLTGPIDGWVGNLVNLQGLYLQQNYFTGQLPTSIGNNSKLSELFLANNQFHGPIPSSLENLQQLLYLDLSYNNLQENIPKEVFSVATIAQCALSHNSLEGQIPHISNLQQLNYLDLSSNKLTGEIPPTLRTCQQLQAIKMDQNFLSGSIPIFLGSLNSLIELNLSHNNLSGPIPIALSKLQLLTQLDLSDNHLEGEVPIEGIFKNTTAISLKGNWRLCGGVLDLHMPSCPTASQRRSRWQYYLVRVLVPILGIVLLILVAYLTLLRKRMHLSLPSSDEQFPKVSYKDLAQATENFTESNLIGRGSCGSVYRAKLNQKQMVVAVKVFDLGMQGADKSFISECKALRNIRHRNLLPILTACSTIDNRGRDFKALIYKLMPNGNLDTWLHPTEDGKAPKQLDLSQRMKIALDIADALQYIHHDCESPIVHCDLKPSNILLDYDMTARLGDFGIARFYIKSKSAAAGGSSSMGTVTLKGTIGYIAPEYAGGSYLSTSGDVYSFGIVLLEMLTGRRPTDPMFCEGLGIVNFVRRNFPDQILPILDASLREECQDCSRDNQEEENEVHRGLLSLLKVALSCASQDPNERMNMREVATELHAIDTLYAS, encoded by the exons ATGATGAAACTCTTGGTGCTCATAGTATGGGCACTGTTGCTATTGTCTCATGGATCTGGAAGCCTCATTTGCGCCGTCCTCCATGGGAACGATACGGATATGCTGTCGCTCCTTGATTTCAAGCGCGCAATCTCCGATGATCCGAAAGGGTTCTTGAGCTCATGGAACACCAGTATTCACTTCTGCAACTGGCAGGGTGTGAAGTGCAGCCTCGCAGAGCATGAGCGCGTTGCAGAATTGGACCTGTCGGAGCAGAGTTTTGTCGGGGAAATCTCTCCTTCCCTTGGAAACATGTCATATCTTACTTATCTCAACCTTTCCAGAAGCAAGTTCTCTGGTCAGATACCACATCTTGGCCGGCTGCGAGAGCTGGAGTTTCTTGATCTGAGTTACAACTCGTTACAAGGGATTATTCCAGTGACGCTCACAAACTGCTCCAACTTGAGGGTGTTAGACCTCTCAAGAAACTTATTGACGGGTGAAATTCCCGCAGAAATATCCCTTCTCTCCAATCTGACATGCTTGTGGCTTCCCTATAATGATCTTACCGGGGTCATTCCACCAGGCCTTGGCAATGTCACTTCTCTAGAACATATTATTCTGATGTATAACCGGTTAGAGGGGGGCATTCCGTACGAGTTTGGGAAATTGTCCAAGATGTCAAACTTACTCCTTGGTGAAAACAAGCTATCAGGTAGAGTCCCAGAGGCCATTTTTAATTTATCTCTGCTAAATCAAATGGCGCTGGAGTTGAATATGCTAGTTGGTACTCTACCATCTAACATGGGTGATGCTCTCCCTAACCTCCGACTTCTTACGTTGGGTGGTAACATGCTGGAAGGTCTTATCCCAGACTCATTAGGCAATGCATCTGAGCTACAGCTGATAAACTTAGCATATAATTACGGGTTTAGAGGACGAGTCCCACCTTCTCTTGGTAAACTTCTGAAGCTCAGTAAGCTAGGCCTTGACACAAACAGTCTTGAAGCAAATGACAGTTGGGGCTGGGAATTCTTGGATGCATTGAGCAACTGCACTTCTCTACAGATGCTTTCACTCTATGCAAATCGGCTACAAGGAATCTTGCCAAATTCTGTTGGCAACCTTTCGTCTAATGTTGACAACCTCGTGTTTGGCAGGAACATGCTATATGGATCGGTTCCGTCAAGCATAGGAAATCTCCATAGACTAACTAAGCTTGGACTGGAGGAGAACAATTTGACTGGTCCGATTGATGGATGGGTTGGAAATCTTGTTAATTTACAAGGTTTATATCTTCAACAGAACTATTTCACTGGGCAGCTTCCAACTTCCATTGGCAataactccaagctgtcagaactGTTTCTGGCAAATAATCAATTCCACGGTCCCATACCATCGAGTTTAGAAAACCTTCAGCAACTCTTGTATTTAGACCTTAGCTATAACAATCTTCAAGAAAATATACCAAAAGAGGTTTTTAGTGTAGCCACAATTGCCCAATGTGCGTTATCCCACAACAGTCTAGAAGGCCAAATTCCTCACATCAGTAATCTTCAACAACTCAACTATCTAGATCTTTCATCCAACAAGCTTACCGGGGAAATTCCACCTACTTTGCGCACATGCCAGCAATTGCAAGCCATCAAAATGGACCAGAACTTTCTCTCAGGAAGCATTCCCATATTTCTAGGCAGTCTTAACAGCTTGATCGAGCTCAACCTTTCACATAACAATCTCTCAGGCCCTATCCCAATTGCTCTAAGCAAACTGCAACTTCTCACCCAGTTGGATCTATCCGACAACCATCTTGAAGGAGAAGTACCAATAGAAGGAATATTCAAAAATACGACAGCCATTTCCCTGAAAGGCAATTGGCGGCTTTGTGGAGGTGTACTGGACCTACATATGCCTTCATGCCCCACTGCTTCTCAGAGAAGATCTAGATGGCAATACTATTTGGTCAGAGTATTGGTGCCCATATTAGGCATTGTGTTACTCATATTAGTAGCCTACTTAACCCTTCTCAGAAAGAGGATGCATTTATCGCTGCCTTCTTCGGATGAGCAATTCCCTAAAGTATCTTATAAGGATCTAGCACAGGCTACTGAGAACTTCACAGAATCTAACTTGATCGGGAGAGGAAGTTGCGGTTCTGTGTACAGAGCAAAGCTAAACCAAAAACAGATGGTTGTAGCAGTGAAAGTTTTTGACCTTGGCATGCAAGGTGCGGATAAAAGTTTCATCTCAGAATGTAAAGCACTGAGAAACATTCGGCACCGGAATCTTCTTCCAATTCTGACTGcatgctcaacaattgataaTCGAGGCCGGGATTTTAAAGCTCTTATCTACAAGCTCATGCCCAATGGCAACTTGGACACTTGGCTGCACCCGACAGAAGATGGAAAAGCCCCAAAGCAACTGGACCTTTCTCAAAGAATGAAAATAGCTCTTGATATAGCCGATGCATTGCAATATATACACCATGACTGTGAGAGCCCTATTGTTCACTGTGACTTGAAGCCCAGCAATATCCTTCTAGATTATGATATGACAGCTCGTTTGGGGGACTTTGGCATCGCAAGGTTCTACATCAAATCCAAGTCAGCAGCAGCTGGAGGTTCGAGTTCAATGGGTACAGTAACTCTCAAGGGCACGATTGGGTATATTGCTCCAG AGTATGCAGGAGGCAGCTACCTATCCACCTCCGGAGACGTGTACAGTTTCGGGATAGTACTGCTGGAGATGCTGACAGGAAGAAGGCCGACTGACCCTATGTTCTGTGAGGGGCTTGGCATCGTGAACTTTGTAAGGAGGAACTTTCCAGATCAGATACTTCCCATCCTTGACGCTTCTCTCCGAGAAGAATGCCAAGACTGCTCTCGGGATAATCAGGAAGAAGAAAACGAAGTCCACCGGGGCTTGCTGTCCTTGCTGAAAGTGGCACTTTCTTGTGCGAGCCAGGATCCTAATGAGCGAATGAACATGAGAGAAGTAGCTACTGAATTGCATGCTATCGACACGTTGTATGCGTCTTGA
- the LOC123427189 gene encoding UPF0481 protein At3g47200-like: MVAVFNKDVLSWYLITLKLKETVDANIKKSPSPHWQALPRSLLVTNATPGAAAETLTRQDREQQQAAIPAQSPAYSPKPQDPEWVVTIRGKLAQARAEEAACPWARLSVYRVPKSLREGDERAYMPQVVSIGPLHAGKRRLREMERHKWRALHHVLKRTGHDVTAYLDALRPMEERVRSCYDGRVAWMPGNEFAQCLVLDGTFVLELFRGALDDAKGFVDDLGYSRHDPVFAMRGAMHAIRNDMILLENQIPLFVLDLLLGIQLGHPEQTGAVASLAVRFFDPLMPTDTPLHRKDRFKLESSVDADAAFDPLSDPMLHCLDVFRRSLLRAGMQPTPPPAARLWLKKWSGLRRVADKRRQQFVHCVSELREAGIRCRRRNTDRFWDIRFDKGVLHIPRILIHDGTKALFLNLIAFEQCHMDIATPGGNNITSYAIFMDNLINSAEDVKYLHDRGIIEHWLGSDGEVAELFNRLCLEVVFDINDSYLSGLSDQVNRYYDHKWSTWVASLQHNYFTNPWAIVSVVAGVFLLLLTMMQTFYSAYSYYRPPA, translated from the coding sequence ATGGTTGCCGTCTTCAACAAGGACGTCCTGAGCTGGTACCTCATCACGCTCAAGCTCAAGGAGACCGTCGACGCCAACATCAAGAAGTCCCCGTCGCCGCACTGGCAGGCGCTTCCCCGCAGCCTGCTCGTCACCAACGCCACGCCGGGGGCAGCAGCAGAGACGTTGACGCGCCAAGACCGGGAGCAGCAGCAGGCCGCGATCCCGGCGCAGTCACCGGCGTACAGCCCCAAGCCGCAGGACCCGGAATGGGTGGTGACCATCCGCGGGAAGCTGGCGCAGGCGCGCGCGGAGGAGGCGGCGTGCCCTTGGGCGCGGCTGTCCGTGTACCGCGTGCCCAAGTCCCTCCGCGAGGGCGACGAGCGCGCCTACATGCCGCAGGTGGTGTCCATCGGCCCGCTCCACGCCGGCAAGCGGCGGCTGCGTGAGATGGAGCGGCACAAGTGGCGCGCGCTGCACCACGTGCTGAAGCGCACGGGCCACGACGTCACCGCCTACCTCGACGCCCTGCGGCCCATGGAGGAGCGTGTGAGGTCGTGCTACGACGGCCGCGTCGCCTGGATGCCGGGCAACGAGTTCGCCCAGTGCCTGGTGCTGGACGGGACCTTCGTGCTGGAGCTGTTCCGCGGCGCGCTGGACGACGCCAAGGGGTTCGTGGACGACCTGGGCTACTCGCGGCACGACCCAGTCTTCGCGATGCGCGGCGCCATGCACGCCATCCGCAACGACATGATCCTGCTCGAGAACCAGATACCGCTGTTCGTGCTGGACCTCCTGCTCGGGATCCAGCTCGGCCACCCGGAGCAGACGGGGGCCGTGGCCAGCCTCGCCGTGCGGTTCTTCGACCCGCTGATGCCGACCGACACGCCGCTGCACCGGAAGGACCGGTTCAAGCTGGAGTCGTCCGTGGACGCCGACGCGGCGTTCGACCCGCTGTCGGACCCGATGCTGCACTGCCTGGACGTGTTCCGGCGCAGCCTCCTCCGCGCCGGGATGCAGCCCACACCGCCGCCGGCGGCGCGGCTGTGGCTGAAGAAGTGGTCCGGGCTGCGGCGCGTGGCCGACAAGCGGCGGCAGCAGTTCGTGCACTGCGTGTCGGAGCTCCGGGAGGCGGGCATCCGGTGCCGGCGGCGCAACACGGACCGGTTCTGGGACATCAGGTTCGACAAGGGGGTGCTCCACATCCCGCGCATCCTCATCCACGACGGCACCAAGGCGCTGTTCCTGAACCTGATCGCGTTCGAGCAGTGCCACATGGACATCGCCACGCCGGGCGGCAACAACATCACCTCCTACGCCATCTTCATGGACAACCTCATCAACTCGGCGGAGGACGTCAAGTACCTGCACGACCGGGGCATCATCGAGCACTGGCTGGGCAGCGACGGCGAGGTGGCGGAGCTGTTCAACCGGCTCTGcctggaggtggtgttcgacatcAACGACAGCTACCTCTCCGGGCTGTCGGACCAGGTGAACAGGTACTACGACCACAAGTGGAGCACGTGGGTGGCCAGCCTGCAGCACAACTACTTCACCAACCCATGGGCGATCGTCTCCGTCGTCGCCGGCGTCTTCCTGCTGCTGCTCACCAtgatgcagaccttctacagcgcCTACAGCTACTATCGGCCGCCGGCCTAG